Within the Nocardioides aurantiacus genome, the region AGGTGTGGGGGTTCGACTTCCCCACCACCGCCAACAGCCTCGAGGTCTACGTCGGCTACCTGCGTCGCAAGACCGAGGCCGAGGGGGAGGCCCGGCTGCTGCACACCGTGCGCGGCGTGGGCTACGTGCTGCGCGAGGCCCCCTGATGGACGCCGTGATGTCGCGATGAGCTTCCTCGTGCCGCTGCGCTACCGCCGCTCGCTCGCCGGCCGCGTGACCCTGCTGACCACGATCGCGGTGGGCCTGGCCGTCACGGGGGTGGCGTTCGCGGCGTACGCCACGGTGCGGATGCAGAGCCTGTCCAGCCTCGACGAGTCGCTGCGCTCCCGGGCCGCGCAGGCCGCGCACACCGACACCCTCGAGGAGCTGCAGCGCCAGCGGGTCCCCGCCTGGGCGCTCGGCGCCGCCGACGTGAAGATCCTGTTCCTCGACGCCACCACCGGCAACATGCGCACCACCAACGGTGCGGTCCAGGCCAGCAGGATCTACGGCCCCGAGGCCGACGTGGCGCTCGGCGAGCGGCCCTGGTCGGCGCGCACGGTGCTCATCGAGTCCGAGCGATACCGCGTCGTCGCGGTGCCGGCCCAGCCGGGCGAGGCGCTCGTGCTCGCCCAGTCGCTGCAGCCCACCGACCGGATGCTCGACCGGCTGGGCCTGGTGATGCTGCTCTTCGGCATCGCCGGCATGGTCACCGCCGGTCTCGCGGGCTGGGCGGTGGCGCGCAACGGCCTGCGTCCCGTACGCCGCCTCACCACCGCCGTCGAGCAGATCGCCCGCACCGAGCGGCTCAACCCCATCACCATCGAGGGCAACGACGAGGTGGCCCGCCTCGCGGTGGCGTTCAACTCGATGCTGACCGCGCTGTCGGCCTCCCAGACGCGTCAGCGCCAGCTCGTCGCCGACGCCGGCCACGAGCTGCGGACCCCGCTGACCTCGCTGCGCACCAACCTCGACCTGCTGGCCCAGGCCGACGCCAGCACCCACCTGTCGGCGGAGTCGCGGGCGGAGCTGCTGGCCGACGTACGCGCCCAGATCGCCGAGATGACCACCCTGATCGGCGACCTCACCGAGCTCGCCCGCGAGGACCCCGCCACCCCCGCGGTGGAGCCGGTCGAGCTGGCGGCCGTGGTCGGTCAGGCCGTCACACGCGTACGCCGCCGCACCACCACCGTCGCCTTCGACGTCCGCACCCAGCCCTGGTGGGTCACCGGCGACGCCGCTGCCCTGGAGCGCGCCATCACGAACCTGCTCGACAACGCCGCCAAGTGGAGCCCGCCGGGCGGCACCGTGAGCGTCGAGCTGCACGAGGGCACCGTGATGGTCGCCGACCAGGGCCGCGGCATCTCCGCGGGCGACCTGCCCCACGTCTTCGAGCGCTTCTACCGCTCGGCGGAGTCGCGCACCATGCCCGGCTCCGGGCTCGGCCTGTCCATCGTCAAGGCGGTCGCGGACCGCCACGGCGGCGCGGTCACCGCCGGCACCGCGCCCGACGGCGGCGCCGCGTTCTGGTTCAGCGTGCCCGGCACCATGGCCCCGCCCGAGGTCTTGGCGCGGTCGTAGGGGGTTCCAAGCGCCCTCTCAGGGAGGCCACCCAGACTGGAGCCATGACCGAGCAGAACCCGCCCCAGGACCCCTACCAGCCCTCCGGGCCCCAGGGCCCCCGCGCTCCCCAGGACGGCGACGAGCACACGCGCCCGCTGCCGCCCCACCAGCCCGCTCCGCAGGGCCCCCCGGGGTCGCAGGGCTACTCCGAGCCGCCGATCTGGCAGGGCTCCTACCCGCCGCCCCCGCAGGACCCCTACGCTTCGCCCGCGCTGGCGACCGTGCCTCCGCGGGCCCGCGGCCGGAAGTACGCCGCGGCCCTGCTCGTGGGCGCGCTGCTCGTCGGTGGCGGCGCCGGTGTCGGCGGGGCGGCGCTGTACGACGCGGTGACCGAGGACGGCGCCACCGGCGCGACCACCAGCGGCGGCGTCGAGGCGACCAAGACCGCGGTCGTCGAGGACGGCACCGTCGAGAAGGTGTCCTCGGCCGTGCTCCCCTCGGTCGTCAAGGTCAACGTCTCCAGCTCCGAGGGCGCGGGCTCCGGCTCGGGCATCGTGCTGAGCAAGGACGGCGAGATCCTGACCAACAACCACGTGGTCGCCGGTGCGGGCGAGGGCGGCGACATCTCCGTCAGCCTCAACGACGGCACCACGCTCCAGGCCACCGTCGTGGGCACCGACCCGCTGGTCGACATCGCGGTGATCAAGGCCCGGGGTGCGACCGACCTCACGCCGGCCTCGATCGGCAAGTCCGGCGACCTCTCGGTCGGCCAGTCCGTGGTGGCCATCGGCTCGCCGTTCGGGCTCAACGCCACGGTCACCTCGGGCATCGTCTCCGCGCTCAACCGCCCGGTCTCCGTCGGCACCGACGAGACCTCGCAGCAGGGACAGTCCACGACGTACCCCGCTATCCAGACCGACGCGGCCATCAACCCCGGCAACTCCGGCGGCCCGCTGGTCGACCTGTCCGGTCGCGTGGTCGGCATCAACTCCTCGATCCGCACCTCCAGCAGCAGCAGCCTCAGCGGCGGGCAGGGCGGCTCGATCGGGCTGGGCTTCGCGATCCCGATGGACGAGGTGCTCCCCATCGTCAACCAGATCCTCGACGGTGACACCCCGACCCACGCCCGCCTGGGCGTCTCGGTCGGCGACA harbors:
- a CDS encoding sensor histidine kinase codes for the protein MSFLVPLRYRRSLAGRVTLLTTIAVGLAVTGVAFAAYATVRMQSLSSLDESLRSRAAQAAHTDTLEELQRQRVPAWALGAADVKILFLDATTGNMRTTNGAVQASRIYGPEADVALGERPWSARTVLIESERYRVVAVPAQPGEALVLAQSLQPTDRMLDRLGLVMLLFGIAGMVTAGLAGWAVARNGLRPVRRLTTAVEQIARTERLNPITIEGNDEVARLAVAFNSMLTALSASQTRQRQLVADAGHELRTPLTSLRTNLDLLAQADASTHLSAESRAELLADVRAQIAEMTTLIGDLTELAREDPATPAVEPVELAAVVGQAVTRVRRRTTTVAFDVRTQPWWVTGDAAALERAITNLLDNAAKWSPPGGTVSVELHEGTVMVADQGRGISAGDLPHVFERFYRSAESRTMPGSGLGLSIVKAVADRHGGAVTAGTAPDGGAAFWFSVPGTMAPPEVLARS
- a CDS encoding S1C family serine protease yields the protein MTEQNPPQDPYQPSGPQGPRAPQDGDEHTRPLPPHQPAPQGPPGSQGYSEPPIWQGSYPPPPQDPYASPALATVPPRARGRKYAAALLVGALLVGGGAGVGGAALYDAVTEDGATGATTSGGVEATKTAVVEDGTVEKVSSAVLPSVVKVNVSSSEGAGSGSGIVLSKDGEILTNNHVVAGAGEGGDISVSLNDGTTLQATVVGTDPLVDIAVIKARGATDLTPASIGKSGDLSVGQSVVAIGSPFGLNATVTSGIVSALNRPVSVGTDETSQQGQSTTYPAIQTDAAINPGNSGGPLVDLSGRVVGINSSIRTSSSSSLSGGQGGSIGLGFAIPMDEVLPIVNQILDGDTPTHARLGVSVGDTNQGGQGGQGGGQAGQPSQGALVSEVEDGGAADSAGLRDGDVITKVDDEVIDGSESLVATIRGHRPGDDVTITYVRDGRTATTRADLGSDAGTPAS